The nucleotide window ATTTCAACTCTAAACCGGAGACGGCAGCAGAACACAGAACCAGATCCTATGTTAATGAACCGATAGGTCAAACCCCGAGTGTCCGTTCCTCACCAGGGTCTTGTGGTCGGCCCTCAGGCGGTCCCGCAGGTTCCTCAGGGTGTTCCTGAAGCCTCTGGATTTGGGACGCTCAGGCTTGGCCGCGTTCTTCTGGAGTTGAGTCTTTCCTTTCTGTCAACATGGAGACACAGAGTTGAGGAGCTGAAGGAGGTTCTTCTCGGTTTGGTTCTGGACGTCTTACCCTGGTATTGTTGCTCTCTTTGTTACAGACATCtcccttcttctcctcctcctcctcttcctcactttcACTGTTGTTGatgaagcagagctggaggttcATCTGCGTCTGCAGGCTGGAAGACAAACATCATGAAGAAAACGGAACCAAACCGGAGTTCATCAAAGTGCTTCCTTCTTCTACAGACGACAGTAAAGCACAAACCTTtgattttctgcttcatctgttttCAGAATTATCAGAGTTAACTCCTACCAAAggatattttatcaaaaatgtttcacagaTATCTTAATCCCACAGAAGTTGGGTGTGGATCTGGTACTGCAGGAATTTTGGTTTGGTTCAatactgccctctgctggtctCAACCTCACTTACATCAGTTTTCCCTGATGTGGGATCAAATCAGGATTAgattaaagtgaataaaaacctagaatgaaaaaatatatatttattaaaacagtttaaaactcaaaagaacacaataaagaaatagtGGAAATTaggtaaatgtcaaattagcctaaaaaaacgtaagttagccaaaacaactagaacaggggtattcaaatccaggcctcgagggccggtgtcctacatgttttccaaccaaccttccattgaagctccttattggctaaacatacctgatcctggaaattagcagcagataaggcaggatttctggaaaacctacaggaagctggccctcgaggcctggatttgggcctctctgctTAAATAACTGTGAATATTTTATttcccataaaaataaattttgtcaaaattataaatatataaataaatatataaaattataaaacacaatgatctggagggccggatccggccccccgggccttgacttcgacACGGGCTTTAGACGGAGGTGCTGCAGCGTACCGGGAGGTGAGCGCCAGCACGTGGCTGTTGCAGGCGTCGTTTCCGTCCTCCCACCTGTCGGGTCTCCTGCCGCGCTCCTCGGCCCAGTTCCCCGGGGTTGTGCCTCGCTCCGCTGAAGCTCCGGCCTAAAACTCAAGAAGGTCAGCGctgcttcctgctgcagaaGCGTCCGCTCACCATGACGGGCGCTCAGATCAATCACCTTTGCTTTCCGCTCTTCTTCCTGCTTCTCCAGCTCTGCGATCCGCAGGCTGAGGGCCTCCcagtgcatgatgggaaggCCCAGATCGTCCTTGTCGGGGCCTTCTTGCCAGCTCAGCACCGCCCCTTCAgaatcttcctcctcctcctcttcttcattgTCAGCCTCGTCATCGCTCCTCCTGTCGTCTTCAGCTTCGTtgctctccttctcctccctcTGTTGCTCCTTCTCTCCTTCCATCTGTGGGGAGAAGATCAAAAACCTGCTGTCTAGAGcttcaaagaggaaaaagtaCCCACACAGAAGAggtgactgtatttgagaactggaccgagcaggtgtgacatcacccacacATGAAGACTTACTTCCATCTccaatcaaatgaagtcaattcagtcaccattttttccaATACAGACGCTGCCATAttggaaccagacgtcctcAGTAAGAAGTGATTAGTTGGGGTTGGTCTGAGCCCAACCactctagccaatcaggagagagctggttggaggccacgcccctaccacttgaaaagGGGCTACACgaaatctgtcagtcaaatgttttgaaagttgAATGTCACATTCTTTTACTGAGgtatttttaacttgaataacttcaaataaagaaaaaaaatcattaataataaagattataaaaaaacatgtttaaaaatgatatgAGAACaattctgactaatagaatgactgagttacAGCTGTTTATtcctctatagaagtctatgggattttggctccttgggaccagcaggtacttcctgtttggactaagaggggaggagtcactcagtccagttctcatatacagtcaatagttatACCTTcaatgttttgatttgttttccacACAGCACTCTTACGATCACAGACTGGAGCAGATCAAACTACTcgaccaaaaaaataagaaaacgaCGCTAAGAATGGGGTTCAGGTGATGTCACACCTGCAGAGAAGTGCGTTCgtaaagacccgctccaataaaaatggtgtttgtgACATGCTCTTgaggcctttttctgatgatttaggacatgtattaataaaatgaagcttaaaatagcatttctgactAATTCCTTATTGCTCAgttgtggcaaaaaaaataaacataattcatatttataataaaaaaagaaggtcatgaatgcaaatccaaatttcttaagactttgtggctccttctaggttttgatcagtagaaaagaGCCCAAACAGTTGCCGACCCCTGTCCTAGAAAGCAGTAACTACTTTTGACTTTAAATGTGCTGCTTAAGCTTGTTACTTGTGTGGAATGACTACAGAGGCCCTCCCTAATCCCATTGTTTGCAGCAAACTACATCATGAcagttgtttacattttttacaaaccaAAATTATGGTCATTGGCTACGACCTCCTCTAACTTACCCTGACTGTTGACTGGCTCTACTCGCTCCGGGGTGTGGAGTGTCTTGATCGAGGGGCAACTGTCACCAACTCCACCTATAAGGCCGGGTGGAAACTAAAAATTAAGTTCAACGTGTTACCACAACGTGGCTTCTAATTAACCAGACCAAATCGAGCTCCCCTCCAATGacaatcctgtttttagagtttttaacatgtagtatgtggcatttttcttctcatttctcttttctttaataaatcatttcgtttttgcatttctgagtatttctcttttaaaatcactgtcaatcaaacgaTCACTgacaggctctgtttgaattttacgtcacaacagctcagctccaaaagccacgccccctcagaggagattttggaaacaaaggcttcagatcaacataaaaaaaatgtattttaagacatttaggctgtgggatttttggttaaaaacttcataatcttaattaaaacacaacttcatttgattttgttgaTGAATCCTGATTCCACGCTtcaatagaaacacaaaaagtctCAAACTAAACAGAAACCTTAAACTGGGTAGAGACCACATAGCATGATTCACATTCCCATTCTGCAGAACTCCAGTGAGTCAGGCTGCAGGCGGGACGCTTCACCCTTGAAGGACCCCTCCCGGTCTGGATAAAGGAGATTTCTAAATCTAAAGCAGATGTTCAGTGAATGACTGCAttataaccctttaacacctgcgttggtgacgcttaaatacaacaatctttaacatactgtcattttttaattgttaacacgtcaattccagtagattctgagggATAAAAGCGGCTCTttcccgttagcttacagctcctcacagccccaagataacattaccgctgcaacaaaaatggcgtctaatatcggagctatccagacgtacaattttgatccagattccaggtcagacgaagaaaacaaagacgttcatgaatctatttgtctgcatcagaatggggcggagcagggggTGTGGCCTGTCGACTAGTTTGTTCTAACCACATTTTTCGTCTGTTcttgattcacagtgatttgaataaagaaaagctattttaatcttaattttgaTTATACATGTCcaccatcgtgagaaaaatagttttaacaacatttttttattggagtagaTTTAGGAATAGTTTTATTTCTATGTCTAAAGATGTGAATAGTAGCTTAACTcgatttcaatttttattacagactttttaaagtcatattttgttTTAGCGATTTGTTGTTTCTTAgagtaatttttttctaaaaaaaacaacgatTCTTCTAAATTTACCGAAGTTCAAATGTCCCAGCTTTGTAGCAGCACCTGAACGCAGCGTGTTTGCAAAGCTGGAAAAGTAAAGAAAGTTGGAAATTCCCACCTGTGTACACGCAAACATTTCTCACCACAAAGcagaatttaaataataatttacttttaaaaacttttgtgttAACTGTACCATCTGTACATTTGTCTAAAGTTTATAAGGAGAACACGTAGAAACTGTAAACAGATTTGTAGcgacaacaaacaaacatgacgTCCTAGTTCAGGTTCTGTAACCAGAACCGGATTTGGGTTCGGTAACATGCGGGTTCAGAAGGAGCAGTTCTTTAGTTCTTCAGTCGGTCGTTTCTGCCATTTTTAATTGGGCTGTTTTCTGGCGGTTCTCTCCCCGTGAAGGAATCTTACCACTTCATCCTccgctcctccttctcctcctcctccttctgggACAATTTTCTCCTTCAAACTACCGTTAAAGTTCTGGGTTCGGCGGTACTCCGTCTCCGTCCGCTGCCCTCATTCCTGCCGTCGCGGGTTCACACGGTTTTAGAACAGAACCGACGAACCCCGAACCCCCAAAAACACACGGAGCGGAAAAAGTTTCGGGAGCGTTTGggggggattaaaaaaacaaaaaaacctggcATCTCTCAAGTTTTCTCAAGGCAGCTTCCTgctgccttcaaaataaaagcttttcctTCATGTGGTTTCACGTCGCCCCAACACTGAGAAAACAACGTTTACGTTTTTACTACAAGAATTTATGATGATCATTTGGGTAGCGATCCGACACTGATCAATATTGCCGATATTGATacaaatatcgatattttttgcaaatcttGTGGACGTGACATGAACCTGAAATCCCTCTATTTAATCCCTccgaatgtttttttttttttttttggtaagtttatcttttttaatttacttgataaacataaaaacaaggttagataatatattttcaattaaatacaaaatagtttgcagatacaaaaaaaatgtccaacatgagtggaaatatcgatatctgtgGGCTGGTTTTGATCCGATACTAATACTGTCTGGAGATATTTTAGATCGATCCCCCCAGCTCTACTAAAATGTCTTAATCGTATTACTTTTTTCATATTGGAGCAACAATGTTGCCTCCAgcacatactcaaaaactcacaagATTTGATTCAGaccgtctgtgctcctgttcttggccatggacctcacctctggctcgtcgtGGCTTTGGACCTCGTCCCCACTTGTTagctatccatccatccatccatccatcttcttgaccgctttgtccctttcggggttgcgggggtgccggagcctatcccggctactgaagggcgaaggcggggtacaccctggacaggtcgccagtccgtcgcagggcacTTGTTAGCTATAGTTTGTATAATTACAGTTATGAAGCCCAACGAGAAAACTGTTTTGTAGACTATATAAAGTAGACTGTAgactaaaattgaattgaattgtgaCCCTACGATACACCGCCACCACCACCTTTCAGGTTAGGAAGTGAAAACTGACACTTTTTTGAGCATCTGTGACCacactttgctttttttaaaaaacagtccaaaaatcttgcagaatgtttttaacatttccaaaatcttgcctttttttaaaagtgaggCTCGTGTTCGTTCAACATATTACGAATATCCCCAAAGTTCCTCAAACTGCAAACTATTTCCTGCAGTTCTGTTGCCTAACAATGCCTGAAGTTGATTTAACTTGATGAAATAGTCATAAGGACTGCTTTATCCACTTTATCCATCAAGATACTGTAAACATGCAGTATTAAACCAAGGAAACAGTCGTTGACCTGCTACCAGTTTGGATTGTGTGCCAGTAGAGGGCagtgtgtattaaaaaaataataattctaaaaCTGGTTCTGAAGAACTCTATGACCAGAAACCCCCCAGATTAATTTAATATGAGAATTTTACACATCATTTCACCTCAGAAATTGATTTGTTTAAGCATAGCTCAACCATCCGTATCTTTTATGTAATAAACCTTAACTTTGAGTCATGGATTAAGTCTGCTAACGTCCTGTTTTGCATTTCATAAGTGGACAGGGATCATTTCCAACGTAAAAGAAAGAAGCAGAAGTCTTGCCACATTTCTAAGCCTTCAGTTTGGCTGTTGATTTATTCAACCTTCAAACGGCTCTTGATGAAGCCGATTCTTAATAACTAGGTAActaagacagctctttggcACTGAAATGATCTGGAATCTTGTTTACACGTTTTCTTAATAATTCTATCATTTGGAATACAAGCCACAATTTAAATTTATGTCACGTGAACTTTATTAGTGCTGATCAGTGGTTGGCTAAGATAAACACGAGTTTTTAAAGCTACTAAGtttactgtttttataaaataaataagtcaggGGTTCTCCAAGTTTTTGTAGCACAAGCCCAAATTAAGTATTTGACATCAGACTGGGGGCCAATTTTGGTGAATAAATAGATGTCTATGTGAGCTTCTTTCAGCATACATTCTTTACAAACTCCCCGCCACTGAAGGGTTTTCTACACaggtgttgtgccaaggtacGTTACCCCTGCCAGAATTTATTTCCCCACTCTGTAtcattgttgatttgtttcctaaaattcatattttgtcCTAGAAAGCACcaaaagaaggtggatgattaCAAACCATCCAGCAAGGACAAGTGGGCCCATATACTTTAAaggtgggcagaaaatgtggtcccctattgggtttgtctgcagtttctgtggtggttccacctgtgtttgcccacattgacttatgtaaggactcagtgggttagctcgctatgctagccagccactCGGTGGGCAGCTTGGTGTGCTAGTGAGCttttctgtagcaagctagcaagctccactgtaatATGCTAGGGAGCTCCACTATACCATGCTATCGAggtccgctgtagcgagctagcaagctcttctaTATTGAGCTAGCTTGGTCCGCGTGGCAAGCAAGCCCTaaattgagctagcaagctccactgtagcatgctagcgagctatactgcaataaaaacattcagcatgttcaggacattaaagCTTTTACAATtacttaagcatttttttaaattttactcaattttacggcaattttgacattttgttcacacaattcttcaaatatttgtgcactttctgcaagtTATGAAAGTTTAGTATCAAAACATTCTTGCACTTTTGGTGTTTAtaccttttatgcattttacatttttttgcaatttttgctaTCTTTTTTCGAAATTCTTccaattctttgtgcactttgaaacctatgcaatattggtatcaaaacgttcagcacgctCAGGACATTCAGGACATTCCAGTTTctacttttggtatttgtacagtttacattttttttaaagattttacacaatttatgcgacttttcagccccattgaaaatgaatgggaattttgtcaattttctgcaatcaaaacattcagcatatTTAGGACATTCACgcttgtacttttggtgttcatttcttttttatgcattttgaatttttttgcaattttttcacGAAATTCTTCCAATTATTTGTGCACTTATATTGGTATCgagttcagcacgttcaggacattactgattgtacttgtagcatttttacccccattaaaaatgaatggttcaggacattcctgctgtTACTTTTggtatatatacattttctgcaaatttaaacttttcttttacatttttgcaatttttcaagaattttttttgagatatttttttggaaatttttcaagatttttcaaattcttgtgcattttctgcaaattatgcaagtttggcaTCAAACCGTTCAGCAAATTCCAGACATTATacagaaattaaagttaattgcttcagtatcttcagtgaccacattcagcaaaaagcaggGTCAACCTTTTGCAACCACATGATTTGCTACCAGCGGAGCACAACCTAAAGCCACAGGGGGACACTGCTGAGCATCTGCCCCATCCAGGTGTAATCCTGCCAGGTCTGGACTTGAACCAGCAACCTGTAGCTAAAGATCCACATCATGATCCAGCATCTGCTGTGAATTTGATGTTAATTTTGATGTTATTGTGGGCGAAAGCTTCAATAAGGACTCAGAGAGCACGGGTGCAGCAGGGTGTCTTTATTTGTGATGTCTTAGCTTCGTCAAACCAGCATTCATGATACACAGCGACAGAGAAGGAAGCTGCAGAAGCCTTTCAGTGTTTACAGTCATCGACACTGGGACCAACAACGACAAGGCAGAAAAGTACGAGCCGAACAGAAAGGTttcagaaaaacagctttttatggCACTCGTAGTTCATTTATAGTCTGAATAATATTGCTTTGAAAACACCACTGGATCAGTCCTCGTTGCTGATTTCAACTTTActgtatttaaatattaaatatattcctTTACTAATGTATTTATTGCTAACATCAAACATCACtaagattaaatatatatatttatatatattcatttatcGGTTAATAGTTGAGTTGAACAGTACAAATTCACAGGAAGTAACAGTCCGAGTTCAGCAGGATACACGGAGGATGGAGAACATGCAGAGGGCGGGACAGGAAGAGGCGGGGCTTAGGTGGGCTTTTCTACTGGATGAACCTGTCTCTCATGCATTTCCCTCTTTGAGGAGACACAAGCTGCAATCTTTACTCCACACAAAAGATCTTTAGATCGACTTGCAGCCGAAAACAGAAGCTTGCCATGCTGACATGAAAAATCACGAACCGAACCCAAGTTCTCCCCCGGGAGCTGGCTCTGACACGCACAAACGCAGGTGACGGTTTGGGTTATGTCTTTCCAGCGCACGATCCTCCATCATGTGGATGCAGTCGCATTTCTGAAGACGCTGCTCTGACTGAGACTTCAGAACGTCTGGACCGCACAAGTGAGACCAACTGTGTGAAACGAATGAATTCAGGACCAGAACAGTGCACAAACTAGCCACCAGGGGGTgtagaaaaacagttttctggCTTTGCAAACACGAGCTGAAGTGGTGTGGCGTTATAAAAGGATGCAAAATGAAGATTTTATGTCGTAAAAAGGTCAGAAAAGAGGAGTGTGTGGAAACTTTGCTATCGCTGCCACGTTCAGACGCTGCAGACTCCTCCTCTGCAGTTATGCAACCGCGTACACCTCTGTCTCCTCATCTCTCCATCACatctccgcctcctcctctccGTTGGCTCTCCTCATCTCTGCCACCGCTTGCTCTCTACCTTTTCTGTTCCATTTTCCATCAACCCATCATGCCGCGTTGGCCGCGAGCCGGAGGCTGAGCCAGCGCTCTGCCACATTATCCGCCGCTGAGTGAATTACTCTGCCTCCATTAGGCTAACAAGAGGTGGAGGGGGGGTGGACGAGGAGGGATGGCGAGGAGCAGAAGCAGCACGGAGTTGAAAGGATAGGAAAGAGGACGTAAACAAAAAGATGGGAGGGTTGGAGGAGGGATGGGACAACTGAAGGGATGGAGGAAGGGTGGAGGAGGCAGAAGCAGACAGACGGAGAGGGACATGTCAGGTGTTTTTGAcaactacacaaacacacaaacagtctGAGAGAGAGCCGCCGGTTGGTCCGAATGCCGACGGGTGAGACGGGAAGAGTGACGGAGACAGTGACGGAGCGAAGCGCTGATAGAAGTCGTGGTCCTGAACAGTTTATACTCTGAACACAAAacctgatttattctggaaagaGGTGTGATGAGACGATCATGAACAGGAGTGTCTACAGAAAAccagcacacacactcacacacacgaGGTAATGAGCCTTTGTTAACATTTGCATCAAGTCCCTCTGCAGCCCCTCAGCTGCACAACGCACACACAACCCCAGAGAGACAACACTGAATccagacaataaataaaataaat belongs to Oryzias melastigma strain HK-1 linkage group LG18, ASM292280v2, whole genome shotgun sequence and includes:
- the si:dkey-6n21.12 gene encoding schwannomin-interacting protein 1 (The sequence of the model RefSeq protein was modified relative to this genomic sequence to represent the inferred CDS: added 219 bases not found in genome assembly), producing MEGEKEQQREEKESNEAEDDRRSDDEADNEEEEEEEDSEGAVLSWQEGPDKDDLGLPIMHWEALSLRIAELEKQEEERKAKAGASAERGTTPGNWAEERGRRPDRWEDGNDACNSHVLALTSRLQTQMNLQLCFINNSESEEEEEEEKKGDVCNKESNNTRKGKTQLQKNAAKPERPKSRGFRNTLRNLRDRLRADHKTLNSSGRGAGVLRKHLERSDVQILSVKELNALRGSLSQAVQDLSSELVSCLHIRDQLRTEQDAMLLEVQDLTSL